A DNA window from Vigna angularis cultivar LongXiaoDou No.4 chromosome 1, ASM1680809v1, whole genome shotgun sequence contains the following coding sequences:
- the LOC108322134 gene encoding CBL-interacting serine/threonine-protein kinase 21 — protein sequence MGFEKKIDKYQLVRTIGEGSFSKVKLAVNGTNGQKVAVKVIDKHMILENNLKTQVKREIRTMKLLHHPNIVSIHEVIGTKTKIYIVMEYVSGGQLLDKLSYGEKLNEREARKLFQQLIDALDYCHNKGVYHRDLKPENLLLDSKGNLKVSDFGLSALQKCNDVLTTRCGSPCYVAPELLLSKGYNGAAADVWSCGVILFELLAGYLPFNDQNLMNLYGKIWKSEYKCPTWFTRSQKKLIAKILEPRPAKRITISDIIEDPWFQKDYKPVFASEFDQNINSEDVDVAFNSIEENVRETTVSKSSSFINAFQLIAMSRDLDLSGLFVEQDENKQTKRMGSKHTINETIEKIEAAATDARLSIEKISNFKIKMQPKQTMATTSFRSYLSAQVIEVAPTHCVVEISKSTEDIRTYNKFCESLSNLLKQKPGVPSQSEDSVDQCASDRKKHDAECYEEPKREYVKLFRGYESS from the exons AtggggtttgaaaaaaaaattgacaagtATCAGCTTGTTAGGACCATTGGAGAAGGTAGCTTCTCTAAGGTTAAGCTGGCTGTCAATGGCACCAATGGTCAGAAGGTTGCTGTCAAGGTCATTGATAAGCATATGATCTTAGAAAACAATCTTAAGACTCAG GTTAAAAGAGAGATCAGAACAATGAAACTTCTGCATCATCCCAATATAGTTAGCATTCAcgag GTTATTGGCACAAAAACGAAGATATACATCGTGATGGAATATGTATCAGGAGGACAACTACTAGACAAGTTG TCCTATGGAGAGAAGTTGAATGAACGTGAGGCAAGAAAACTGTTCCAGCAACTAATTGATGCCCTGGACTACTGCCATAACAAAGGGGTCTATCATCGAGATCTCAAG CCAGAAAACCTGCTTCTTGACAGCAAGGGAAATCTCAAAGTGTCTGACTTTGGATTAAGTGCATTACAAAAG TGTAATGATGTCTTGACCACGCGGTGTGGATCCCCATGTTATGTAGCACCTGAG CTTCTATTGAGCAAGGGGTATAATGGAGCAGCTGCTGATGTTTGGTCATGTGGGGTGATTCTTTTTGAATTACTTGCAGGCTATTTACCATTTAACGACCAGAACTTGATGAACTTATATGGAAAG ATATGGAAGTCAGAATATAAATGTCCCACGTGGTTTACTCGGAGTCAAAAGAAACTAATTGCCAAAATACTTGAACCACGTCCTGCAAAG CGGATAACTATATCAGATATTATTGAAGATCCGTGGTTTCAAAAAGATTACAAGCCTGTTTTTGCATCTGAATTTGATCAGAACATTAACTCGGAGGATGTTGATGTTGCTTTCAATTCAATTGAG GAAAATGTCAGAGAGACAACGGTATCTAAGTCCTCAAGTTTCATTAATGCGTTTCAACTAATAGCCATGTCTCGGGATCTTGATCTATCTGGTCTTTTTGTCGAACAG GATGAAAATAAGCAGACAAAAAGGATGGGATCCAAACACACTATCAATGAAACGATAGAAAAAATAGAAGCTGCTGCAACCGATGCAAGACTGTCGATAGAGAAAATTAGCAACTTTAAG ATAAAAATGCAACCGAAACAGACAATGGCCACGACCAGTTTCAGATCATACTTATCAGCTCAg GTGATTGAAGTTGCTCCAACTCACTGTGTTGTAGAAATATCAAAATCTACTGAAGATATAAGAACGTATAACAAA TTTTGTGAAAGTTTATCAAATCTGCTGAAGCAAAAACCTGGTGTGCCATCACAAAGCGAAGATTCTGTAGATCAATGTGCCTCTGATAGAAAAAAACACGACGCTGAATG CTATGAAGAGCCGAAAAGGGAATATGTCAAACTTTTTCGTGGCTACGAATCTTCCTGA
- the LOC108322146 gene encoding pathogenesis-related protein PR-1 gives MKTLLFLLLGLVTFISNANTLPDSPQSKSSIPQLTQQKRPDNETIYRVSKQLCWGCMAESLEFLFRHNLVRATKWELPLMWDFQLEQYARWWASQRQADCKLEHSFPENDFKLGENIFWGSGSAWTPSDAVRVWADEEKYYTYATNSCVPGQMCGHYTQIVWKSTRRIGCARVVCDDGDVFMTCNYDPVGNYVGERPY, from the coding sequence ATGAAAACCCTCCTGTTCTTGCTTCTCGGTCTTGTCACCTTCATCAGCAATGCTAACACTCTCCCAGACAGTCCTCAATCTAAATCTTCAATTCCTCAATTGACCCAACAGAAAAGGCCTGATAATGAAACCATATACAGGGTGTCAAAGCAACTATGCTGGGGTTGCATGGCGGAGTCATTAGAGTTCTTGTTCAGGCACAACTTGGTGAGAGCAACCAAGTGGGAGCTTCCactgatgtgggacttccagCTGGAGCAGTACGCGAGGTGGTGGGCTAGTCAAAGGCAAGCAGATTGTAAACTGGAACATTCTTTCCCAGAAAATGATTTCAAGCTTGGAGAGAACATTTTCTGGGGTAGTGGCTCGGCGTGGACACCGTCTGATGCTGTGAGAGTGTGGGCTGATGAAGAGAAGTACTACACCTATGCCACCAATTCCTGTGTACCGGGTCAGATGTGTGGCCATTACACTCAGATAGTGTGGAAGAGCACCAGAAGAATTGGATGTGCCCGTGTTGTATGCGACGATGGAGATGTCTTCATGACTTGTAATTATGATCCCGTCGGCAATTATGTTGGAGAGCGACcctattaa